One Poecilia reticulata strain Guanapo linkage group LG4, Guppy_female_1.0+MT, whole genome shotgun sequence genomic window carries:
- the cpeb2 gene encoding cytoplasmic polyadenylation element-binding protein 2 isoform X4, with amino-acid sequence MQDEPVGVTAAQLPPSVEEEDRSSGSVSKSAKQAIQTESQLSSFTSDYSHLTQKIAFPEHFCHTQSLCDLQRSIHQQLEFTQAEQSPPPQGRFSHLQPFSSAADPRGSAVEAAEADAATPSPPSINLNEIQMDSPIAHHLNNGNGSSSSTGNMLSGGLSAAFPNLPSSQEIQSGPSSPSLPGFGTPWSVQASSSPPPAPNSINPMHANAISQMPSTDSENSFYPGIPSSINPAFFQSFSPVSANPCAGINVQGFGGPFSPQMNVPQQPQSRRSPVSPQMHPQQGAFLQQRNNYNQHQPMVKASPWGSHQGNGWGGSGGGMSWGRDHRRGSSMGVPGSVSHASPLKKPFSSNVIAPPKFPRSGGSLGPKSWMEENMFRTDSNSNTMLPLQDRSRMYDSLNMHSLESSLINIMRVEQDPIKGRSSLFPIDDNLLDDGHGNQGVPGVLGSPNCYPHQNGERIERFSRKVFVGGLPPDIDEDEITSSFRRFGHLVVDWPHKAESKSYFPPKGYAFLLFQEESSVQALIDACMEEDGKLYLCVSSPTIKDKPVQIRPWNLSDSDFVMDGSQPLDPRKTIFVGGVPRPLRAIELAMIMDRLYGGVCYAGIDTDPELKYPKGAGRVAFSNQQSYIAAISARFVQLQHGDIDKRVEVKPYVLDDQLCDECQGARCGGKFAPFFCANVTCLQYYCEFCWANIHSRAGREFHKPLVKEGADRPRQIHFRWN; translated from the exons ATGCAGGATGAGCCTGTGGGGGTGACAGCCGCGCAGTTACCCCCATCAGTCGAGGAGGAGGACCGCAGCAGCGGCTCGGTCAGCAAATCCGCGAAGCAAGCCATCCAGACCGAGAGCCAGCTGAGCTCCTTCACGTCGGATTACAGCCACCTAACCCAGAAGATCGCTTTCCCAGAGCATTTCTGCCACACGCAGTCCCTCTGTGACCTTCAGCGAAGCATACATCAGCAGTTAGAGTTCACCCAGGCCGAGCAGTCCCCCCCGCCTCAGGGGCGCTTCAGTCACCTGCAGCCCTTCTCCAGCGCCGCTGACCCCCGCGGCTCTGCTGTGGAGGCGGCCGAAGCCGATGCTGCGACGCCATCGCCTCCCTCTATTAATCTGAACGAGATCCAAATGGACTCCCCCATCGCCCACCACTTGAATAACGGcaatggcagcagcagcagcaccggcAATATGCTGTCCGGGGGACTCAGCGCCGCTTTCCCCAACCTGCCCTCCTCCCAGGAGATCCAGAGCGGCCCGTCCTCGCCCTCCCTCCCCGGTTTCGGCACCCCTTGGTCCGTGCAGGCCAGCTCCTCGCCCCCACCGGCGCCCAACTCCATCAACCCCATGCACGCGAACGCCATCAGCCAGATGCCCAGCACGGACTCCGAGAACAGCTTCTACCCGGGCATCCCGTCCTCCATCAACCCGGCCTTCTTCCAGAGCTTTTCGCCGGTGTCGGCTAATCCGTGCGCCGGGATTAACGTGCAGGGCTTCGGCGGTCCGTTCTCGCCTCAGATGAATGTTCCTCAGCAGCCGCAGAGCCGCAGGTCCCCGGTCAGTCCCCAGATGCACCCCCAGCAGGGCGCCTTCCTGCAGCAGAGGAACAATTACAACCAACACCAG CCCATGGTGAAAGCGTCCCCGTGGGGGAGCCACCAGGGGAACGGCTGGGGCGGCAGTGGCGGGGGCATGTCTTGGGGCCGGGACCACCGCAGAGGCAGCAGCATGGGCGTGCCCGGCTCCGTCAGTCACGCCTCGCCCCTGAAGAAGCCCTTCTCCAGCAACGTCATCGCTCCGCCCAAGTTCCCGCGCTCCGGAGGGTCACTGGGGCCGAAGTCCTGGATGGAGGAGAACATGTTTCGCACGGACAGCAACAGCAACACCATGTTGCCCCTGCAG GACCGCTCCAGAATGTACGACAGCCTGAACATGCACTCGTTGGAGAGCTCCCTGATCAACATCATGCGAGTGGAGCAGGACCCGATAAAAG gccgctcctctctcttcccGATCGACGACAATCTCCTCGACGACGGCCACGGCAACCAAGGTGTCCCTGGAGTCCTCGGCTCCCCCAACTGCTACCCCCACCAAAACGGGGAGCGCATCGAGCGCTTCTCTCGTAAGGTGTTTGTGGGGGGCTTGCCTCCTGATATAGACGAAG ATGAAATCACCTCAAGCTTCCGTCGCTTCGGTCACCTGGTGGTCGACTGGCCACACAAAGCTGAGAGCAAATCCTACTTTCCACCTAAAG GATACGCCTTCCTGCTGTTCCAGGAGGAGAGCTCGGTGCAGGCCCTGATTGACGCGTGCATGGAGGAGGATGGGAAGCTCTACCTGTGTGTTTCCAGCCCCACCATCAAGGACAAACCA GTGCAAATCCGACCGTGGAACCTGAGCGACAGTGATTTTGTGATGGACGGATCACAGCCTCTCGATCCCCGTAAAACCATCTTTGTGGGAGGCGTCCCTCGTCCTCTGAGAGCAA TTGAGCTGGCCATGATTATGGACCGCCTCTACGGTGGAGTGTGCTACGCAGGAATCGACACAGATCCAGAGCTCAAGTACCCCAAGGGGGCGGGGCGGGTGGCCTTCTCCAATCAGCAGAGTTACATTGCTGCCATCAGTGCAAGATTCGTCCAGCTACAACATGGAGATATTGATAAGCGG GTGGAGGTGAAGCCCTACGTCCTAGACGACCAGCTGTGTGACGAGTGCCAGGGCGCTCGCTGCGGCGGGAAATTTGCTCCCTTCTTCTGCGCTAACGTCACTTGTCTCCAGTACTACTGTGAGTTCTGCTGGGCCAACATCCACTCCCGCGCAGGGCGAGAGTTTCACAAGCCCCTGGTGAAGGAGGGCGCCGACCGCCCGCGCCAGATTCACTTCCGCTGGAACTAA
- the cpeb2 gene encoding cytoplasmic polyadenylation element-binding protein 2 isoform X2 codes for MQDEPVGVTAAQLPPSVEEEDRSSGSVSKSAKQAIQTESQLSSFTSDYSHLTQKIAFPEHFCHTQSLCDLQRSIHQQLEFTQAEQSPPPQGRFSHLQPFSSAADPRGSAVEAAEADAATPSPPSINLNEIQMDSPIAHHLNNGNGSSSSTGNMLSGGLSAAFPNLPSSQEIQSGPSSPSLPGFGTPWSVQASSSPPPAPNSINPMHANAISQMPSTDSENSFYPGIPSSINPAFFQSFSPVSANPCAGINVQGFGGPFSPQMNVPQQPQSRRSPVSPQMHPQQGAFLQQRNNYNQHQPMVKASPWGSHQGNGWGGSGGGMSWGRDHRRGSSMGVPGSVSHASPLKKPFSSNVIAPPKFPRSGGSLGPKSWMEENMFRTDSNSNTMLPLQDRSRMYDSLNMHSLESSLINIMRVEQDPIKGRVGCPNPGADGLLMLNGRSSLFPIDDNLLDDGHGNQGVPGVLGSPNCYPHQNGERIERFSRKVFVGGLPPDIDEDEITSSFRRFGHLVVDWPHKAESKSYFPPKGYAFLLFQEESSVQALIDACMEEDGKLYLCVSSPTIKDKPVQIRPWNLSDSDFVMDGSQPLDPRKTIFVGGVPRPLRAIELAMIMDRLYGGVCYAGIDTDPELKYPKGAGRVAFSNQQSYIAAISARFVQLQHGDIDKRVEVKPYVLDDQLCDECQGARCGGKFAPFFCANVTCLQYYCEFCWANIHSRAGREFHKPLVKEGADRPRQIHFRWN; via the exons ATGCAGGATGAGCCTGTGGGGGTGACAGCCGCGCAGTTACCCCCATCAGTCGAGGAGGAGGACCGCAGCAGCGGCTCGGTCAGCAAATCCGCGAAGCAAGCCATCCAGACCGAGAGCCAGCTGAGCTCCTTCACGTCGGATTACAGCCACCTAACCCAGAAGATCGCTTTCCCAGAGCATTTCTGCCACACGCAGTCCCTCTGTGACCTTCAGCGAAGCATACATCAGCAGTTAGAGTTCACCCAGGCCGAGCAGTCCCCCCCGCCTCAGGGGCGCTTCAGTCACCTGCAGCCCTTCTCCAGCGCCGCTGACCCCCGCGGCTCTGCTGTGGAGGCGGCCGAAGCCGATGCTGCGACGCCATCGCCTCCCTCTATTAATCTGAACGAGATCCAAATGGACTCCCCCATCGCCCACCACTTGAATAACGGcaatggcagcagcagcagcaccggcAATATGCTGTCCGGGGGACTCAGCGCCGCTTTCCCCAACCTGCCCTCCTCCCAGGAGATCCAGAGCGGCCCGTCCTCGCCCTCCCTCCCCGGTTTCGGCACCCCTTGGTCCGTGCAGGCCAGCTCCTCGCCCCCACCGGCGCCCAACTCCATCAACCCCATGCACGCGAACGCCATCAGCCAGATGCCCAGCACGGACTCCGAGAACAGCTTCTACCCGGGCATCCCGTCCTCCATCAACCCGGCCTTCTTCCAGAGCTTTTCGCCGGTGTCGGCTAATCCGTGCGCCGGGATTAACGTGCAGGGCTTCGGCGGTCCGTTCTCGCCTCAGATGAATGTTCCTCAGCAGCCGCAGAGCCGCAGGTCCCCGGTCAGTCCCCAGATGCACCCCCAGCAGGGCGCCTTCCTGCAGCAGAGGAACAATTACAACCAACACCAG CCCATGGTGAAAGCGTCCCCGTGGGGGAGCCACCAGGGGAACGGCTGGGGCGGCAGTGGCGGGGGCATGTCTTGGGGCCGGGACCACCGCAGAGGCAGCAGCATGGGCGTGCCCGGCTCCGTCAGTCACGCCTCGCCCCTGAAGAAGCCCTTCTCCAGCAACGTCATCGCTCCGCCCAAGTTCCCGCGCTCCGGAGGGTCACTGGGGCCGAAGTCCTGGATGGAGGAGAACATGTTTCGCACGGACAGCAACAGCAACACCATGTTGCCCCTGCAG GACCGCTCCAGAATGTACGACAGCCTGAACATGCACTCGTTGGAGAGCTCCCTGATCAACATCATGCGAGTGGAGCAGGACCCGATAAAAG GCCGTGTGGGCTGCCCTAACCCCGGGGCCGACGGCCTTCTCATGCTCAATG gccgctcctctctcttcccGATCGACGACAATCTCCTCGACGACGGCCACGGCAACCAAGGTGTCCCTGGAGTCCTCGGCTCCCCCAACTGCTACCCCCACCAAAACGGGGAGCGCATCGAGCGCTTCTCTCGTAAGGTGTTTGTGGGGGGCTTGCCTCCTGATATAGACGAAG ATGAAATCACCTCAAGCTTCCGTCGCTTCGGTCACCTGGTGGTCGACTGGCCACACAAAGCTGAGAGCAAATCCTACTTTCCACCTAAAG GATACGCCTTCCTGCTGTTCCAGGAGGAGAGCTCGGTGCAGGCCCTGATTGACGCGTGCATGGAGGAGGATGGGAAGCTCTACCTGTGTGTTTCCAGCCCCACCATCAAGGACAAACCA GTGCAAATCCGACCGTGGAACCTGAGCGACAGTGATTTTGTGATGGACGGATCACAGCCTCTCGATCCCCGTAAAACCATCTTTGTGGGAGGCGTCCCTCGTCCTCTGAGAGCAA TTGAGCTGGCCATGATTATGGACCGCCTCTACGGTGGAGTGTGCTACGCAGGAATCGACACAGATCCAGAGCTCAAGTACCCCAAGGGGGCGGGGCGGGTGGCCTTCTCCAATCAGCAGAGTTACATTGCTGCCATCAGTGCAAGATTCGTCCAGCTACAACATGGAGATATTGATAAGCGG GTGGAGGTGAAGCCCTACGTCCTAGACGACCAGCTGTGTGACGAGTGCCAGGGCGCTCGCTGCGGCGGGAAATTTGCTCCCTTCTTCTGCGCTAACGTCACTTGTCTCCAGTACTACTGTGAGTTCTGCTGGGCCAACATCCACTCCCGCGCAGGGCGAGAGTTTCACAAGCCCCTGGTGAAGGAGGGCGCCGACCGCCCGCGCCAGATTCACTTCCGCTGGAACTAA
- the cpeb2 gene encoding cytoplasmic polyadenylation element-binding protein 2 isoform X1: MQDEPVGVTAAQLPPSVEEEDRSSGSVSKSAKQAIQTESQLSSFTSDYSHLTQKIAFPEHFCHTQSLCDLQRSIHQQLEFTQAEQSPPPQGRFSHLQPFSSAADPRGSAVEAAEADAATPSPPSINLNEIQMDSPIAHHLNNGNGSSSSTGNMLSGGLSAAFPNLPSSQEIQSGPSSPSLPGFGTPWSVQASSSPPPAPNSINPMHANAISQMPSTDSENSFYPGIPSSINPAFFQSFSPVSANPCAGINVQGFGGPFSPQMNVPQQPQSRRSPVSPQMHPQQGAFLQQRNNYNQHQPMVKASPWGSHQGNGWGGSGGGMSWGRDHRRGSSMGVPGSVSHASPLKKPFSSNVIAPPKFPRSGGSLGPKSWMEENMFRTDSNSNTMLPLQDRSRMYDSLNMHSLESSLINIMRVEQDPIKGRVGCPNPGADGLLMLNARSYGRRRGRSSLFPIDDNLLDDGHGNQGVPGVLGSPNCYPHQNGERIERFSRKVFVGGLPPDIDEDEITSSFRRFGHLVVDWPHKAESKSYFPPKGYAFLLFQEESSVQALIDACMEEDGKLYLCVSSPTIKDKPVQIRPWNLSDSDFVMDGSQPLDPRKTIFVGGVPRPLRAIELAMIMDRLYGGVCYAGIDTDPELKYPKGAGRVAFSNQQSYIAAISARFVQLQHGDIDKRVEVKPYVLDDQLCDECQGARCGGKFAPFFCANVTCLQYYCEFCWANIHSRAGREFHKPLVKEGADRPRQIHFRWN, translated from the exons ATGCAGGATGAGCCTGTGGGGGTGACAGCCGCGCAGTTACCCCCATCAGTCGAGGAGGAGGACCGCAGCAGCGGCTCGGTCAGCAAATCCGCGAAGCAAGCCATCCAGACCGAGAGCCAGCTGAGCTCCTTCACGTCGGATTACAGCCACCTAACCCAGAAGATCGCTTTCCCAGAGCATTTCTGCCACACGCAGTCCCTCTGTGACCTTCAGCGAAGCATACATCAGCAGTTAGAGTTCACCCAGGCCGAGCAGTCCCCCCCGCCTCAGGGGCGCTTCAGTCACCTGCAGCCCTTCTCCAGCGCCGCTGACCCCCGCGGCTCTGCTGTGGAGGCGGCCGAAGCCGATGCTGCGACGCCATCGCCTCCCTCTATTAATCTGAACGAGATCCAAATGGACTCCCCCATCGCCCACCACTTGAATAACGGcaatggcagcagcagcagcaccggcAATATGCTGTCCGGGGGACTCAGCGCCGCTTTCCCCAACCTGCCCTCCTCCCAGGAGATCCAGAGCGGCCCGTCCTCGCCCTCCCTCCCCGGTTTCGGCACCCCTTGGTCCGTGCAGGCCAGCTCCTCGCCCCCACCGGCGCCCAACTCCATCAACCCCATGCACGCGAACGCCATCAGCCAGATGCCCAGCACGGACTCCGAGAACAGCTTCTACCCGGGCATCCCGTCCTCCATCAACCCGGCCTTCTTCCAGAGCTTTTCGCCGGTGTCGGCTAATCCGTGCGCCGGGATTAACGTGCAGGGCTTCGGCGGTCCGTTCTCGCCTCAGATGAATGTTCCTCAGCAGCCGCAGAGCCGCAGGTCCCCGGTCAGTCCCCAGATGCACCCCCAGCAGGGCGCCTTCCTGCAGCAGAGGAACAATTACAACCAACACCAG CCCATGGTGAAAGCGTCCCCGTGGGGGAGCCACCAGGGGAACGGCTGGGGCGGCAGTGGCGGGGGCATGTCTTGGGGCCGGGACCACCGCAGAGGCAGCAGCATGGGCGTGCCCGGCTCCGTCAGTCACGCCTCGCCCCTGAAGAAGCCCTTCTCCAGCAACGTCATCGCTCCGCCCAAGTTCCCGCGCTCCGGAGGGTCACTGGGGCCGAAGTCCTGGATGGAGGAGAACATGTTTCGCACGGACAGCAACAGCAACACCATGTTGCCCCTGCAG GACCGCTCCAGAATGTACGACAGCCTGAACATGCACTCGTTGGAGAGCTCCCTGATCAACATCATGCGAGTGGAGCAGGACCCGATAAAAG GCCGTGTGGGCTGCCCTAACCCCGGGGCCGACGGCCTTCTCATGCTCAATG CCAGAAGCTATGGGAGACGTCGAG gccgctcctctctcttcccGATCGACGACAATCTCCTCGACGACGGCCACGGCAACCAAGGTGTCCCTGGAGTCCTCGGCTCCCCCAACTGCTACCCCCACCAAAACGGGGAGCGCATCGAGCGCTTCTCTCGTAAGGTGTTTGTGGGGGGCTTGCCTCCTGATATAGACGAAG ATGAAATCACCTCAAGCTTCCGTCGCTTCGGTCACCTGGTGGTCGACTGGCCACACAAAGCTGAGAGCAAATCCTACTTTCCACCTAAAG GATACGCCTTCCTGCTGTTCCAGGAGGAGAGCTCGGTGCAGGCCCTGATTGACGCGTGCATGGAGGAGGATGGGAAGCTCTACCTGTGTGTTTCCAGCCCCACCATCAAGGACAAACCA GTGCAAATCCGACCGTGGAACCTGAGCGACAGTGATTTTGTGATGGACGGATCACAGCCTCTCGATCCCCGTAAAACCATCTTTGTGGGAGGCGTCCCTCGTCCTCTGAGAGCAA TTGAGCTGGCCATGATTATGGACCGCCTCTACGGTGGAGTGTGCTACGCAGGAATCGACACAGATCCAGAGCTCAAGTACCCCAAGGGGGCGGGGCGGGTGGCCTTCTCCAATCAGCAGAGTTACATTGCTGCCATCAGTGCAAGATTCGTCCAGCTACAACATGGAGATATTGATAAGCGG GTGGAGGTGAAGCCCTACGTCCTAGACGACCAGCTGTGTGACGAGTGCCAGGGCGCTCGCTGCGGCGGGAAATTTGCTCCCTTCTTCTGCGCTAACGTCACTTGTCTCCAGTACTACTGTGAGTTCTGCTGGGCCAACATCCACTCCCGCGCAGGGCGAGAGTTTCACAAGCCCCTGGTGAAGGAGGGCGCCGACCGCCCGCGCCAGATTCACTTCCGCTGGAACTAA
- the cpeb2 gene encoding cytoplasmic polyadenylation element-binding protein 2 isoform X3 has product MQDEPVGVTAAQLPPSVEEEDRSSGSVSKSAKQAIQTESQLSSFTSDYSHLTQKIAFPEHFCHTQSLCDLQRSIHQQLEFTQAEQSPPPQGRFSHLQPFSSAADPRGSAVEAAEADAATPSPPSINLNEIQMDSPIAHHLNNGNGSSSSTGNMLSGGLSAAFPNLPSSQEIQSGPSSPSLPGFGTPWSVQASSSPPPAPNSINPMHANAISQMPSTDSENSFYPGIPSSINPAFFQSFSPVSANPCAGINVQGFGGPFSPQMNVPQQPQSRRSPVSPQMHPQQGAFLQQRNNYNQHQPMVKASPWGSHQGNGWGGSGGGMSWGRDHRRGSSMGVPGSVSHASPLKKPFSSNVIAPPKFPRSGGSLGPKSWMEENMFRTDSNSNTMLPLQDRSRMYDSLNMHSLESSLINIMRVEQDPIKARSYGRRRGRSSLFPIDDNLLDDGHGNQGVPGVLGSPNCYPHQNGERIERFSRKVFVGGLPPDIDEDEITSSFRRFGHLVVDWPHKAESKSYFPPKGYAFLLFQEESSVQALIDACMEEDGKLYLCVSSPTIKDKPVQIRPWNLSDSDFVMDGSQPLDPRKTIFVGGVPRPLRAIELAMIMDRLYGGVCYAGIDTDPELKYPKGAGRVAFSNQQSYIAAISARFVQLQHGDIDKRVEVKPYVLDDQLCDECQGARCGGKFAPFFCANVTCLQYYCEFCWANIHSRAGREFHKPLVKEGADRPRQIHFRWN; this is encoded by the exons ATGCAGGATGAGCCTGTGGGGGTGACAGCCGCGCAGTTACCCCCATCAGTCGAGGAGGAGGACCGCAGCAGCGGCTCGGTCAGCAAATCCGCGAAGCAAGCCATCCAGACCGAGAGCCAGCTGAGCTCCTTCACGTCGGATTACAGCCACCTAACCCAGAAGATCGCTTTCCCAGAGCATTTCTGCCACACGCAGTCCCTCTGTGACCTTCAGCGAAGCATACATCAGCAGTTAGAGTTCACCCAGGCCGAGCAGTCCCCCCCGCCTCAGGGGCGCTTCAGTCACCTGCAGCCCTTCTCCAGCGCCGCTGACCCCCGCGGCTCTGCTGTGGAGGCGGCCGAAGCCGATGCTGCGACGCCATCGCCTCCCTCTATTAATCTGAACGAGATCCAAATGGACTCCCCCATCGCCCACCACTTGAATAACGGcaatggcagcagcagcagcaccggcAATATGCTGTCCGGGGGACTCAGCGCCGCTTTCCCCAACCTGCCCTCCTCCCAGGAGATCCAGAGCGGCCCGTCCTCGCCCTCCCTCCCCGGTTTCGGCACCCCTTGGTCCGTGCAGGCCAGCTCCTCGCCCCCACCGGCGCCCAACTCCATCAACCCCATGCACGCGAACGCCATCAGCCAGATGCCCAGCACGGACTCCGAGAACAGCTTCTACCCGGGCATCCCGTCCTCCATCAACCCGGCCTTCTTCCAGAGCTTTTCGCCGGTGTCGGCTAATCCGTGCGCCGGGATTAACGTGCAGGGCTTCGGCGGTCCGTTCTCGCCTCAGATGAATGTTCCTCAGCAGCCGCAGAGCCGCAGGTCCCCGGTCAGTCCCCAGATGCACCCCCAGCAGGGCGCCTTCCTGCAGCAGAGGAACAATTACAACCAACACCAG CCCATGGTGAAAGCGTCCCCGTGGGGGAGCCACCAGGGGAACGGCTGGGGCGGCAGTGGCGGGGGCATGTCTTGGGGCCGGGACCACCGCAGAGGCAGCAGCATGGGCGTGCCCGGCTCCGTCAGTCACGCCTCGCCCCTGAAGAAGCCCTTCTCCAGCAACGTCATCGCTCCGCCCAAGTTCCCGCGCTCCGGAGGGTCACTGGGGCCGAAGTCCTGGATGGAGGAGAACATGTTTCGCACGGACAGCAACAGCAACACCATGTTGCCCCTGCAG GACCGCTCCAGAATGTACGACAGCCTGAACATGCACTCGTTGGAGAGCTCCCTGATCAACATCATGCGAGTGGAGCAGGACCCGATAAAAG CCAGAAGCTATGGGAGACGTCGAG gccgctcctctctcttcccGATCGACGACAATCTCCTCGACGACGGCCACGGCAACCAAGGTGTCCCTGGAGTCCTCGGCTCCCCCAACTGCTACCCCCACCAAAACGGGGAGCGCATCGAGCGCTTCTCTCGTAAGGTGTTTGTGGGGGGCTTGCCTCCTGATATAGACGAAG ATGAAATCACCTCAAGCTTCCGTCGCTTCGGTCACCTGGTGGTCGACTGGCCACACAAAGCTGAGAGCAAATCCTACTTTCCACCTAAAG GATACGCCTTCCTGCTGTTCCAGGAGGAGAGCTCGGTGCAGGCCCTGATTGACGCGTGCATGGAGGAGGATGGGAAGCTCTACCTGTGTGTTTCCAGCCCCACCATCAAGGACAAACCA GTGCAAATCCGACCGTGGAACCTGAGCGACAGTGATTTTGTGATGGACGGATCACAGCCTCTCGATCCCCGTAAAACCATCTTTGTGGGAGGCGTCCCTCGTCCTCTGAGAGCAA TTGAGCTGGCCATGATTATGGACCGCCTCTACGGTGGAGTGTGCTACGCAGGAATCGACACAGATCCAGAGCTCAAGTACCCCAAGGGGGCGGGGCGGGTGGCCTTCTCCAATCAGCAGAGTTACATTGCTGCCATCAGTGCAAGATTCGTCCAGCTACAACATGGAGATATTGATAAGCGG GTGGAGGTGAAGCCCTACGTCCTAGACGACCAGCTGTGTGACGAGTGCCAGGGCGCTCGCTGCGGCGGGAAATTTGCTCCCTTCTTCTGCGCTAACGTCACTTGTCTCCAGTACTACTGTGAGTTCTGCTGGGCCAACATCCACTCCCGCGCAGGGCGAGAGTTTCACAAGCCCCTGGTGAAGGAGGGCGCCGACCGCCCGCGCCAGATTCACTTCCGCTGGAACTAA
- the c1qtnf7 gene encoding complement C1q tumor necrosis factor-related protein 7, with amino-acid sequence MWALMGAIYLCHCVTGQLLESKLKGAPRLICSVPGSPGPPGKPGPSGPQGADGNVGIPGRDGRDGRKGEKGEKGDIGVKGRVGLTGKIGERGERGPAGKRGPAGDNGDAGPPGPAGHEGDKGDKGEQGPRGTAGTCKCGSLLPKSAFSVGITNSYPTEKTPIKFNKVLFNEGGHYNPQTGKFICAYPGVYYFSYDITLANKHLAISLVQNGQYRIKTFDANTGNHDVASGSTVMFLNPEDEVWMEIFYSDQNGLFTDPSWADSLFSGFLLYADTNYFDTLAADYG; translated from the exons ATGTGGGCATTAATGGGAGCGATCTATCTGTGTCACTGCGTCACCGGGCAGCTGCTTGAGTCCAAGCTGAAAGGAGCGCCTCGACTGATCTGCAGCGTCCCAGGGTCGCCTGGCCCGCCCGGCAAACCGGGTCCCAGCGGGCCGCAGGGAGCCGATGGGAATGTCGGAATTCCAGGAAGAGACGGCAGAGACGGCCGAAAGGGGGAAAAGGGAGAAAAGGGCGATATAG GGGTGAAGGGCAGAGTTGGCCTGACGGGGAAAATTGGAGAGCGAGGTGAACGCGGCCCCGCGGGAAAACGAGGCCCCGCGGGAGACAACGGAGATGCAGGGCCTCCTGGCCCTGCAGGTCACGAAGGAGATAAAGGCGATAAGGGCGAGCAGGGACCCCGTGGAACTGCAGGAACGTGCAAATGTGGCAGCCTGCTACCCAAATCTGCCTTCTCGGTGGGAATCACCAACAGCTACCCCACAGAGAAGACCCCCATCAAGTTCAACAAGGTCCTCTTCAATGAAGGCGGACACTACAACCCCCAGACGGGGAAATTCATCTGTGCATACCCAGGCGTCTATTATTTCTCCTATGATATTACACTGGCCAACAAACACCTGGCCATCAGTCTGGTGCAGAACGGTCAGTACCGCATTAAGACCTTCGACGCCAACACAGGAAACCACGACGTGGCGTCTGGTTCCACCGTCATGTTCCTGAACCCTGAAGACGAGGTGTGGATGGAGATCTTCTACAGTGATCAGAACGGTTTATTCACGGACCCCAGCTGGGCTGACAGCCTGTTCTCTGGGTTCCTGCTCTACGCAGACACAAACTACTTTGATACACTGGCAGCCGACTACGGGTAG